CCGCTGGACAGGTTCGACATCGAGTTCAAGGGAGTGACCTTCGCGTACGGCGACAAGGACGTCCTCAAGAACGTGGACCTCAGGGTCCCGGAGGGGAGCGTGACCGCCCTGGTGGGGCCCTCGGGATCGGGCAAGACCACCATGACCAATCTGATCGCCCGGTTCTGGGACGTGAACGGCGGCCAGGTGATGATAGGGGAAAGGGATGTCCGGGACATGCCCTCCGAGGACCTGCTGTCGCACATCAGCATGGTGTTCCAGGACGTGTACCTGTTCAACGACACCATCCGCAACAACATCAGGATCGGCAGGCCCGGCGCCTCGGACGCGGAGATAGTCGCCGCGGCCAAGGTGGCGCAGTGCCACGAGTTCGTGGAAAAGCTGCCGCACGGCTACGACACCGTGGTGGGGGAAGGAGGGTGCACCCTGTCCGGCGGGGAGAAGCAGCGCATCTCCATCGCCCGGGCGATCCTGAAGGACGCGCCGATAATTCTGCTGGACGAGGCCACCGCATCCCTGGACCCGGAGAACGAGATGCAGATACAGCAGGCCATCGGGGCGCTGGTGCGGTCCAGGACCGTGGTGGTCATAGCCCACCGGCTCAACACCGTGACCGGAGCGGACCAGATCGCGGTACTGGATAAGGGAGAGATCGTGGAGCGGGGGAAGCACGGGGACCTTCTGCAGAAAGGGGGCCTATACCGCCGCCTCTGGGACGAGCAGCAGACAGCACACGGGTGGAAGCTGGGGGCCAGTCCAGCCAGACCCTCACCGGAGGAGATCGGGCCGGGCCTTCCGTCCCGGTCCGCAATAGGAGGATCGAGCGAATGAACAACACGAAGATATTAGCGGCGGTGCTGGTCGCGATAGTGGTGATCGGCGCCGCGTGGGTGGTATGGCTGAGGTCCGAGGGAACGGACGGCGATAAGGCCACCGTGACGGACCTGGCAGGAAGGAACGTGGCCGTGGAGCTGCCGGTGGACAAGGTGGTCCTGGCGGACATGGAGTCGATCAACGCCTTTGCCGCGGTGGTGGGTCCGGACTTCCTGGACCACATCATCGGGGGGCTTTCGAACTGGGAGGCCAGCTATCCGGACATGTATGAGGCCTACATCGAGGTCTATCCCGGGGTCGCGAAGATACCCTCAGTGGGAGATCTTTACACCGGGTCGTTCAGCACCGAGGCCGTGATAAACCTCCAGCCGGACGTCCTGATACTTCCGCTGTGGTGCACGCAGCTCGGGGACAGCGCTCCGAACGTCGACATTCTGAAAGAGGCCGGCATACCTACGGTGTTCGTGGACTTCTACACGGACCCATATGGGAACAATCAGGGCAAGAGCGTAGACCTGCTCGGAAAGCTCTTCGGCAAGGAGGAGCGGGCCGCCGGGATAAACGCCTTCTACGAGACGGAGGTCAACAAGGTGTTCGGGCCCCTGGGGTCGATCGAGGAAGATGGGCCGACCGTATATGTGGAGTGCCCCTCCAACGGAGCTGACGAGCACGGGATCACCACCAAGCACATGGGGATAGCGATGCCTGTCGATTACGCGGGAGGAGAGAACATCGCGAACGGTCTGACGCTAGGACAGACCGGGGCCTCGGTCACGCTGAGCTACCTCATCGACAAGGGCCCCGAGATAATACTGTTCAGCATGACCACCTACTATCCGGACCTCGTGGGCAAGGATATGTTCGGGTTCGGGAGCTTACCCACCGATGATCAGCTGTCCGATATGGCCGGCCAATACCTGGAACGCAATGGGTGGAGCGAGCTGACCGCGGTGAAGGAGAACAGGGTGTACTTTTATTACAATAACCTGGCCTTCGGCATCGAGAACTTCGCCGCACTGCAGCTAATGGCGTCCCTGTTCTACCCGGAGGAGTTCGGGAGCCTCGACCCCCTCGGAAGCCTGGAAGAGTTCTACGAGCTGTACATGCCCATCGAGTTCGAGGGGACCTGGTTCTACAGCATCGCAGATATGAGCAGGTAGGCATGCCGTGCCCTGGCCGGGCCTGTTCCCGGCCGGGCTCATTTTTTCCATTGTTTATTCCCGATGCAGATTTAGGATGCCCTAAATCTTTTATACTACCGATTGCATGACTGTTTTGCCGCGATTTAGGCATACCTAAATGTGGTCCGGCGGAGAACATGTTGGCGCCGCCGGAGGCCCGCGCATGGCAACAAAGTGTCCAAGCATCTGCGCACGGGATGCCCATAACCCTCGCGCACCGCGTGCCATGCGCCGGGCCGAACCGCGTTTGCACGAAAGGGACCTCTGCCGAGGCGTGATGCGGCGAATGGGCGAACGGAACATGTACACCAAGGATGGATGAAAGGGGATTGATGGGAAATGCGCACGAGCGGAGGGATCAGAGGTGTTAACAGGGCGGTCCGGGTGATGGGCGGGATACAGAAAAGCAACGGCACCTTCCGGCAGCTGTGGAGGGTGACGGGGCTCCAGGAGCACGAGCTCGAGGGCGAGCTGGAAGTGCTCCGGCACCTGGGATATGTGGAAGTGGTGTCCCGGACGGGCGGGGGGAAGCGCGTAGCCTCCTCGCGCGCCAGATCGGCCCTCTGCGGCCTGCCCGGTGCCGCGTACCGGCTCACCGAGAAGGGCAAGCGGGCGTTCTCGTCCTTCGACTGAGATCAGGCCTGCCTGGTCCGGACCGGCGCCTTCTTCGCGGAGGCCGCCTTGGCGTGCCGCTCGGTCCTGAACCGAGCGGCCACCTGCTGAAGTTCGAGGGCCATCTCGCTGAGCGCTTGCGCCCTGGCGGTCAGGTCCTCCATCGAGGCGGTCAGCTCTTCCGTGGACGATGCCGACTCCTCGGCCGCCGAGGCGGTCTCCTCGGCGATGGTGGCGATGCCGTCCACCGAGGTGGCGACCTTTAGCGAGCTATGCTTCTGGGCATGCATGAGCGAGGATATGGTGACTATCTCCTTGACGGTCTCGGCGGAGAGGGACGAGATCTCCTGGAAGGCCTTCCCAGTCTGATCGACCATGACCATGCCCTCGACCACCTCGCTGGTCCCCCGGCGCATGGAGGCCACCGCCCGGGAGGTCTCCTTCTGCACCTCTTTTATCATGCCGGCAATGCGCTCGGCCGCCTCCATGGAATCCTCGGCCAGGTTCTTCACCTCCTCCGCGACCACGGAGAAACCCCTCCCCTGGTCCCCGGCGCGGGCGGCCTCGATGGCCGCGTTCAGCGACAGCATGTTGGTTTGATCGGAGATCCTGGTGATGACGCCGACGATCTCCCCGATCTCCTCGGAGCGCTTCCCCAGCCCCTCTATCACTTTCGCCGAGCTCTCCACCACTCTCTGGATCTCCTGCATCTTCTCCACGGTACCCAGGACCACGTTCCTGCCGCTGGCGGCGCTGGCATCGGCCTTCTTTGCCGCCTCCACGGCCAAGGCGGAGCGGGCGGCGGCGGTGTCCGTAGAAGTGGCCATCTCGGCCATCAGCCTGGCCGCCGCCTCCACCTGAGCGGCCTGGTCCTGCGAACCTCGGCTGATGTGCTGGATCGCCGTCGACACCTGCTCGGTGGACGCGCTCATCTCTTCAGCTGACGAGGCCAGCTCCTGCGAGGTGGAAGATACCATGCCCACCGAGCGGTTGACCTGGCCCACCAGCCTCGCCAGCGATTCCCCTATCATGTCCAGGGACCTGGCCAATCGTCCGAGGTCGCCCTGCGCTTCCACGCCCATCCTTGAGGACAGATCGCCCTCAGCATAGGAGCCGGCGACGCCTATGGCATCGTTTATGGGCGCGATGACCGCGTCCAGCGTGGCATTGATGCCCTGGACGATGGTACGGTACTCCCCGCGGTGCTTCCCCATATCCGCCCGGGTGGACAACTTTCCCTCCACCGCCGCGGCGGACAGCGCGTTCACGTCCCTGGCCAGCGAGGCGATGGCCTCGACCGCCCGGCCCAGGCTGGCGTTGATCAGCTTGAAGTTCTCCCTGGCGGCCTCGGTGTAGCGGTCCCCCTTGGAGACGATCATGTTCAGGTCCAGCTTTCCCTCCGCCAGCTTGATGAGGTTTCCGGCCAGGCGGTCCACCTCCACCCGGGTGTAATCATCCACCCTGGCGGTGGCGGTGATGTCGGAGATGAAGCCTTCCACGGCCACCAGCTCGCGGCCTTTCAACACCCCTCTCCCCTGCTCCCATACCGTCCTGACCTCTCCGGAGTCGGTGCGGATGCGATAAGTGGTGCGGTATAGGTTGCTGGTCCTCAGCCCGTCCTGTATCTCCTTCCACACCCTGTCGGCGTCCTCGGGCAGCATTAGCGAGCCAAAGGAAAGACCCTTGCTGGCGATCAGGCTGGAGGCCGGGTACCCGCAGATGTCCACGCACCCGTCGCTGATGAAATTCATAGTGTAGTCCCGGTCGTTCTTGCACCTGAACACCATGCCGGGGAGATTGCTCATCATCGAGGACACTTTCCTCTCGCTCTCCTTCAGCGCGTCCTCGGTCCTCTTGCTCTCGGTGATATCGGTGATGTAGCCCTCGATGGAGATGACCTCGCCGGACGGGGACACTACTGGCCGGCCTCTCTCCCAGACCCACCGCCGCTCCCCTGATTTTGTGAGCACGCGGTAGGTGACGGTGTACGTTCCCCTCCGTTCGGCGCCGCCCCTCACCGCTGCGGTGACCATCTCCCGGTCCTCCGGGACGATGACCTCGCCGTAAGCGATGACGCTGTTGCCGAGCAGGTCCGACGGCGCGTACCCTATGAGGTCCAGGCACCCCGCGGTCACGTACTCCATGGTCCAATTGGCGTCCAGCTTGCAGCGGTAGGCCATGCCGGGGAAGTCGGCCAGCATGGAGGCCATCATCTTTCCGCGCTCCGCGAGATCGGCGTTCTCCCGCCTCTCCGCGGTTATGTCGGCGAGCATCAGCATTGCACCGCCCCCCTCCACTGGCCTTGACGCCAGGACCACGGAGGCCACGCCGCCGCGGGGGCCGGTGAAGGCAACGGGCCGTGGCGACGGTTCAGCGTCGCCAGGAAGCTCCGGTCCCAGAACGCCCAGCGCCACCGGGTCAAGGCCCAGGAGGCTCACGGCGGCCTCATTGGCGGCCATGATGTTCCGCTCGCGGTCGATCAGAAGTGAGGGCAAAGGCGCCTGCGCTACGACGATCCCGGCCCATTCCGGGCAGAGTTCCCTGCCGGCGGTCGCGTCGTGAGGTCCCGAAGATAAGGAGTTGGGGTCCTGAGTCTACATATTAGACTATCAAAATTAAAAATTTCATATTTATATCTTGAAGTGAACGCTATCATTCTAAGGTTCGAAATTCAAAGGGTCCGATGTTGGAGCGGGGACCCTCAGTATTGCTCCTGCTTATTGAACCTGGGGCGGACCTTCATCGCCTTGTCCCCCGTTTCCTCCTTTACCGCCTCGACGAGCCTCTGCCTCAGCAGGGGGTCCTTGGACACCTCCATCCTTATGATCTTCCAGTCCGGGGAGCATTTGGTCGCCGACACATGCTGGTCGGTGAACTTCCGGATGGCCCGATCGACCGCCTTCTCGTTATCCTCGGTAATGGCTATGCCCTCTTGCCGCAGGATCTCCTCGAACCACTCGATGCAGGACATACGTCTGGACGTCCACCATCAGCTAGAAAGGCGCATGGGTCGCTTTCTGCGCCGGGAGGCCCCTGCGGCCCTGTTTTAGTCGCGTTCATCCGTTCCCGGCCTAGTGAGCATGAAGTAACATAAGGGGCCGTATCGCATAGGGGCACGCGATGAGCAAGGAAGAGAAAATGGCGGAGATCCGCTCCAACTTCACCGAGAGGTCCCAGGAGTATGATGCCTGGATCAGGAAGATCGTCCCCCGCTACGACGAGATGCTGGACGCCCTGATCTCATGCATCCCGTTCAAGAAGGACACCTCGTTCCGGGCCATCGACATAGGGTGCGGCACCGGGGCCGTTTCCAAGAGGCTGCTGGACGCGTTCCCCCGTGCCGAACTCACCTGCCTGGACATGACCGAGAAGATGATGGACCTGGCCAAGGAGAGGTTGAAAGGCCGCCGCAACGTGCGGTTTGTGCTCTCGGACATCTATGACTTCGAGTTCGACGGCCCCTACGACGCGGTGATCTCGTCCCTGGCGCTGCACCACATCATCACTGACGAGGACAAGAAGCTGGTCTACCGGAAGATCCTCGGCGCCCTGGCCCCCGGCGGCTCGTTCTTCAACGCCGACCTGGTCATCGGCTCGGACGCCGCCATGCAGGAGCTGAACATGAGCAGGTGGAAGGAATTCATGTATAGGGGCCTGGCGCGGGACTACGTCGACGAGGTACAGGTCCCCCGCCACTACCATGAGGACTCGCCCTCCAAGCTGGTGGACCACCTGCGGTGGCTGGAGGAGGCCGGCTTCACCGGCGTGGACGTGGCCTGGAAGCACCTCAACTTCGTGGTGTACGGCGGAAGAAGGCCTCTTCTCCCCCCGTGAACGGCGGGCAGGGGCCTTGAAATAAGGGCAAGGGCGTTCAAGACGTCAGGAGCCTAGTACAATGAAAGTCATCGGAATCAACGCAAGCCCGAGAAAGCATGGGAACACCGAAACGCTCATCCAGACGGTGCTGGACGCTGCCGCGCAAAAGGGGTACGAGACCGAGAGGTTCGACCTCAACACCATGAGCTACAAGGGCTGCCAGGCCTGCATGTGGTGCAAGACCCACGGCCACTGCAAGCTCAGCGACGACCTGACCAAGGTGCTCGACGGGATCAAGGACGCCGATGCGGTGGTGTTCGGCTCGCCGATCTACTTCGCCCAGCTCACCGGGCAGTTCAGGATGTTCCAGGACCGGCTGTACTCGTTCGTCGGCCCGGACTTCAAGGTCAGCCTCAAGCCGGGGAAGAAGGCAGTGGTCATCACCGCCCAGGGCAACCCCGATGCCAACGCGTTCAAGACCGCCCCGGACGCCCTGACGGCCTCGCTGAAGATGCTGGGGTTCTCTGTCGTGGACACCATCTTGCTGGAGGCGGGGAACAGCCCCTCCGCGGCCAAGGACCGGAAAGACCTCTTGGACAGGGCCGCCGCGGCCGGCGCTTCCCTCTGAGGCCGTCCGGCCGCTGAGGACCGGGCGCAAACCCTTTCCCCCTCCGCGGGGGGCCGCCCCTCCATTTATCTGCCCAGAAGTGCAAGGACGCTCGCTTTGTTGCCTATATCGGACAGGGTGCGTTCCTTTGATTTCAGCCAAATGATAATGGAAAACGTTGATATTGAATAAGCGCACAGACATATCCTCGGCGACCACCTACGGAGTTTGATCACGTGACTCTGCCGGACGACATGAACAAGGGCGGTTTGGAAACTCAGCGAGCGCACCGGAGGCATGAACGGATCGGCCTGTTCATCGAACTGCTTCTCAGCAAGTACGGGAAAATGACCGCCCGGCAACTGGTCACCGCGTACATCGACGAGACGTGGCCGTTCAAGACGGCGAAGCCCAGCGTGGACGCCAACCAGGTGAGCAAGCTCATCAAGAAGCGCCCCAATATAGTCGCCGAGCCCAAGGGGGACCTGCTGGCATACCGGATCAAGGACCGGCCGGACCAGAGGCGCAGCGGCGGGGCTCAGTCGGAGTGAATCAATAAAAAAGGAGACCGGGCCTTCTCGGCCCTGGATTTTCCCGTGAGCTCGTGCTCAGAGGCTTTTCAGGAGAGGGACCACGTTCTCGGGCACCTTGTCCTTCTTCATCGCGTAGGCCGCCCTGATGTACGGCAGCGATTCCGCGGGAGAGGTCACCAGAGAGGGCGATCCGTTCTCGACCTTGTAATCAACGGTCAGCTTGTTGGCCAGCCACGGGTCCGGGCACAGGTTCCGGGCGGTGTCCTGCAACAGCTCAAGACTGGGCTTGTAGGGGTCGCCGGCGGCGGCCGGGGCGTTCATCTGCTTGGGCTGTCCCCCCTGGGAGGACCCTCCAATCATCTTTTTCAGCCTCTCGAACAAGTTCGTGCCTCCAAATATCCAGGCTATGTGATTTGGCCCCCCTATGGGAAAACACGATATTATCCTTTGCTGAGTCTGTGCGAGAAATTACGAACGTTCGTGATTGTTAAGGGTAGCACCCCCTCCGTCCGAAGGTTCGCGGCGTACGACGCCTGACAGGACGACCTCATGGCTGGCATCGACGAGACCCCCAATGGATCCGCCATCGGGGCCTCGACAGCGCGGATGTGGTCCCCATCTTCAATTCTGGGGCGGGCACCCCCGCCCCCGGACCATCCCGGGAGCCTGGACGTCCCGCGGTAGGCGCGAACGTTCGTCAATCCGCCGATGATTTCCGTCATCAAGAATGACTAGAATACCTCTAAATGCCCGCGAGGTCGTTCTCGGTACGGCCCCTCGAAGGAGGAGCCGACCTGTGAATTTGAACACTGCTAGCTAGCGTGAGCGCTGTGGTGGTGATGGGATGGGAAGGTTCAAATTTGTCAAGGCGAAGAACTACAAGGATTATTGGATAATCAACGAGCTTGTCGAACAGTGCGCAGAGGAGGGCAAGGACGGCCGGTTCCGGTGGTGCTACGCGAAGAACGAGCATGCTCCACTGCCGTATGTAGAGCATGGCACCGAGGCCAAGCTGGTGGTGACCAAGGAGGAAGTTCCGCGGATCGTGGGATTCTATTCTTACTCCTCCGAGGCCAAGAGGCTCGATGTTGTCTACGTCCGGCCGAACTTCAGGGGCAAGCGCGTTTCCCTGGACATGCTCGACAGCTTCCTGCACATGTTCCCGGGGGAGAAGGAGCTGTACGTGCTGAACCCCTGCCGGACCATGAGGAAGATCCTCAACAAGCATTGCCCGGGGAGGTTCCGGGCGGTCGGCTCCGGCGATATCGGCGCGTCGTTCCTGACCTTCGAGGAAGAGGACCTTGTTTGCTCAAATGCATGATAATGAGGCGATTGACCAGGTGGTTAAATAGTGACGCCTGGCCCTGGTACCGGGGATCATTCTCCAGAATAATATATTTAATATATGGAAGTGTCATGCCGCCGCCATGACGCACTCATCGCGCATATTCCGCCCCTTTCTAGCGGTGGCGGTCGTCCTGATGATGGTGTGCGTATCGCTTACAGCGATATTCGCCACCACCGGCACTCAGGCGGCCTTTGCCACCCTGGAGAAAGGGGACAAGTGGGCACTGCAAGAAGAAGAAACATTCGTGCTGTCGCTTTCATCGAGCAACGGCCTCCTTAACTTAGGGGATGACGACTCCTTCCTCAGGAACGCTACTATCGACAATGTTCTGCTGAATGCGAATGTTGGCATGTACGTCCTGTTCGAGGTCACTGATGTCAATGAGACCGCATACGTGATCAAAGTGACCGCGGCAGAGAGCATTGCTCTGGTGGCCAATCTGTCCATGACGGGCGAGTTCGTAGAGCCTGGCTCCTATCTGGAATGGGCAGAACCAGGATATGCGAACCCCGACAACCTCAAGGACATCGAGGATGCTCTCGTTTCAGAGAGGACGCTTGACGCTGATATCAAGCTGGCGGGTGGCTCCCAGCAGACCGCCCTATTCACCATAGAGAGGAGCACCATGAACGTGACGTCCATATCAGTAGACACGCTCACGTACCTTCGCGGGAACTTCAGCGGACACAACATCCCTCAAATCGATAGCTGGGGAAATTCTAGCTTCGAACAGCTGAACATAACATCATATGACGATTACTCCATGGGTCTCGTGCTGGACCTGCATCTTAGCGGCATTGTCTCATTCATCCCCGGCATAGCGTTCATCGCCGACGCTCTCCCCGAGCACGAAGAGTTTGAAAGCGAATTTCTCGTGAATGGCACCCTCAACTGGTCCGGAGTTCTCGACATCACTGGGCTGCCTAACTGGCTGACCGAGAAGATGTTTACCGAGGATGTGGCAAAGTGGGGAGTGACTGGATTCCCTGTTGATCTGGCCAAAATCTACAACCCTGGTTCCACCATGATCAACAATGGGACCATGGCGATCGATGACATCGATAGAGACCTCGAAGTCTACAACTACGCCAACAGGACCATAAACGACCCCGTCTTCGGGACCATACAGGTGCAGGAGCTTGGCATGACAGATAGCGTGCGCTATCTGTACTGCCCAGAGAACGGCCGTATAGTCGGCGCTGAGGTATACGCCATAAGCGATATGTTCCGCCTCAAGCTGGCCTCTGCGCCGGTAGCGGATGTGGAGAAAGCCATCAGCGGGGTCTCCGACCAAGTGGAGAAGAAGCAGACCTATGACCAGATCATGAACAAGGACGAGCCCGAAGGCTTGCCCCTAGAATGGATTCTGGTGGCCGTGATCGCTGTCATCGCCGTTGTGGCAGTCGGCGGCTTCCTCTACATGAGGAAAAAGAAGCCTGCGACGTAATCCGGAACAAACACTAAAAACACCCCCTTTGGGGGCCTTCCAGTTTTTATTTTTCAGAGGCTGGCGGACGAGCTCACGTCTTCACTGGCTCGGATCCGGGCGCCTTCGGTCCCTCGGGGGAGCTCTCCGGCAGGGCGCACAGCGCCTTGAAGAACGGCATGATCTCGTCGAGCGCCGCGAACACACGCTCCTTGAGGTCCGCCCCCACCTCGTCCTCGGCGAGCTTGACCCAGAACAGCATGCTGGTGTCCATGCAGTCCCTGGCCCGGCGCTTGGGGTCGGTCAACCAGGAAGCGTCGACCTGTTTGCTCTCCACGGAGTCATTATCGAGCTGCAGGAAGTACTCGGGCCTCACCACCAGGCTGTTCCTCAGCTTCTCCGCGAGGTGCTCCAGCCCGGGGTTCTCGATGACGCCTTGTATGAACCTGCTACGGTTGCCGTCCGCACCGTACAGAAAGTGATAGCCGAAGGTGACGCCGGTGAAGGCCCTGCCCCTCCCGTCCCTGATCACGCCGACCTCGAGGAATATCTCCGGCTCCACCAAATGCTCGCCCCGATGGTAGTTCTTCCTCAGCATGACCGTGGAGCATTTGGTGTCGACGCTGGTCATGAAGTTGAAGGGATAGCCCCTCACCACCATCTCCCCGTCCAGGCCCCTGGAGGCGGCATATTCGTTGAATATCGACTTTAGATAGGTCCAGTAGTTCACGCCGTACCTGGTGGTGAACTCTTTGTCCAGGTCGCCGATCGCCTGCGCAACTCCTCCCTCGGCATCGGACTTGGTCGCTTTCCGGCCCGTGATGCCGGAGCCAGTCACCTGCCTTGCCATTTTTATTATGTCCTTTACCGGGGATCTGTCCGCTATGTTCTCACAACCTGTTCCCACCGCGGTCGTCGTTCGACGTCCGACGATGTAGCTTTCCCTGACACATGAGGACATATTTAGAGCTTTAGCACTGTCAGCCATCACAAATGAATACTGGACAGTAGTTTAAGGAGCGAATGTTCGTTAGGAAGTTGACGGAAGTAGACATCGGAGCGGTCATGGAGGTGCAAGAGGAGGCGTACCTGCCTGCCCTGCTGGAGACTCCGTCGACGTTCCTGAGGAAGATGGCGATCTTTTCCGAGGGGGCGGCGGGCTGCTTTCAGGACCGGCTCCTGGCCGGCTACATTTTCTGCCATCCCTGGACGGCGGGGGTGCCGGCCCCCCTCTCCGCCGATGACCTGTCGCTCCCCCGGAACCCCGACACCATGTACTTGCACGATCTTGCCGTCCGCCCCTCCTGCCGCGGGAAGGGGGCAGCGGATCTGCTGCTGGACGCCGCCTTGGAACGAGCCCGCGAACGTTCCTTTGACACCGCCACCCTGGTGGCGGTGCAGGGCGCCGAGAGGTTCTGGGGAAAGCATGGCTTCGTGAAGATAAAAGATCTGGATTACGGGCCCGGGGTCGCCGCCGTCCTCATGATCAGGGAACTGGACCGGTATAGCCGGCGCTAGTAGAACCATCCCTGGTACTGCCCGGTGACGGGGCACCCCATGCACTTCTTGTCCTGGAAGGACCGGCACCCCCGGCACTGGATAAGGGTCCCGCAGGGCGGCTCGCCGGTGACATCGACCGTGAGCGAGGTGGGCACCACCATGTCCCTCTCCGAGCTGATGATCATGTTGAAATCGACATCCTGGACCCATGGGTTGGAGCGCAGGTGGCCGTTAACTATCGCCTCCAGAGTGGCGATGTTCTCGCTCATGAACATCAGGCACAGGTTGCTCTTCCCGGAGATGGTGAAGCCGTTGGCGAAGTAGGGGCAGCCGCGGAACATGTCCATTATGGCCGTGGGGTTGTTGGAGACTATGTCCACCTTGGCCATGTACAGCCCCATCTTGAGCGGGTTTATCCCGGTCTGGCTCTCGATGCCCCCGCTATCGCGGAGCTTCCTCACCCGCACCGCCACGGACGGCTGGGACAGCCCCACGGCCCGGGCTATCTCATCCTGCGACACCCCGGGGTCCTGGGCGAACATGGTGATGATCTTGCGGTCCTTCTTGTCGAGCTTCATGGCGGTAGTACAATAATTGATAGTGTATTTGATGGTTTAGTCTATCATTGATAGTGATTTGCATTATATTCTGTTAGCTCGCTCTGTAGTCCGGAGACGATCCGATGTATTGCAATCAATGCGAACAGACCGCCAAGGGCGTGGCCTGCACCGTCAAGGGAGTGTGCGGAAAGGACCAGGATATCCAGAG
This genomic window from Methanomassiliicoccus luminyensis B10 contains:
- a CDS encoding ABC transporter substrate-binding protein, which gives rise to MNNTKILAAVLVAIVVIGAAWVVWLRSEGTDGDKATVTDLAGRNVAVELPVDKVVLADMESINAFAAVVGPDFLDHIIGGLSNWEASYPDMYEAYIEVYPGVAKIPSVGDLYTGSFSTEAVINLQPDVLILPLWCTQLGDSAPNVDILKEAGIPTVFVDFYTDPYGNNQGKSVDLLGKLFGKEERAAGINAFYETEVNKVFGPLGSIEEDGPTVYVECPSNGADEHGITTKHMGIAMPVDYAGGENIANGLTLGQTGASVTLSYLIDKGPEIILFSMTTYYPDLVGKDMFGFGSLPTDDQLSDMAGQYLERNGWSELTAVKENRVYFYYNNLAFGIENFAALQLMASLFYPEEFGSLDPLGSLEEFYELYMPIEFEGTWFYSIADMSR
- a CDS encoding methyl-accepting chemotaxis protein, translating into MPSLLIDRERNIMAANEAAVSLLGLDPVALGVLGPELPGDAEPSPRPVAFTGPRGGVASVVLASRPVEGGGAMLMLADITAERRENADLAERGKMMASMLADFPGMAYRCKLDANWTMEYVTAGCLDLIGYAPSDLLGNSVIAYGEVIVPEDREMVTAAVRGGAERRGTYTVTYRVLTKSGERRWVWERGRPVVSPSGEVISIEGYITDITESKRTEDALKESERKVSSMMSNLPGMVFRCKNDRDYTMNFISDGCVDICGYPASSLIASKGLSFGSLMLPEDADRVWKEIQDGLRTSNLYRTTYRIRTDSGEVRTVWEQGRGVLKGRELVAVEGFISDITATARVDDYTRVEVDRLAGNLIKLAEGKLDLNMIVSKGDRYTEAARENFKLINASLGRAVEAIASLARDVNALSAAAVEGKLSTRADMGKHRGEYRTIVQGINATLDAVIAPINDAIGVAGSYAEGDLSSRMGVEAQGDLGRLARSLDMIGESLARLVGQVNRSVGMVSSTSQELASSAEEMSASTEQVSTAIQHISRGSQDQAAQVEAAARLMAEMATSTDTAAARSALAVEAAKKADASAASGRNVVLGTVEKMQEIQRVVESSAKVIEGLGKRSEEIGEIVGVITRISDQTNMLSLNAAIEAARAGDQGRGFSVVAEEVKNLAEDSMEAAERIAGMIKEVQKETSRAVASMRRGTSEVVEGMVMVDQTGKAFQEISSLSAETVKEIVTISSLMHAQKHSSLKVATSVDGIATIAEETASAAEESASSTEELTASMEDLTARAQALSEMALELQQVAARFRTERHAKAASAKKAPVRTRQA
- a CDS encoding class I SAM-dependent methyltransferase, yielding MSKEEKMAEIRSNFTERSQEYDAWIRKIVPRYDEMLDALISCIPFKKDTSFRAIDIGCGTGAVSKRLLDAFPRAELTCLDMTEKMMDLAKERLKGRRNVRFVLSDIYDFEFDGPYDAVISSLALHHIITDEDKKLVYRKILGALAPGGSFFNADLVIGSDAAMQELNMSRWKEFMYRGLARDYVDEVQVPRHYHEDSPSKLVDHLRWLEEAGFTGVDVAWKHLNFVVYGGRRPLLPP
- a CDS encoding flavodoxin family protein, with protein sequence MKVIGINASPRKHGNTETLIQTVLDAAAQKGYETERFDLNTMSYKGCQACMWCKTHGHCKLSDDLTKVLDGIKDADAVVFGSPIYFAQLTGQFRMFQDRLYSFVGPDFKVSLKPGKKAVVITAQGNPDANAFKTAPDALTASLKMLGFSVVDTILLEAGNSPSAAKDRKDLLDRAAAAGASL
- a CDS encoding GNAT family N-acetyltransferase — translated: MFVRKLTEVDIGAVMEVQEEAYLPALLETPSTFLRKMAIFSEGAAGCFQDRLLAGYIFCHPWTAGVPAPLSADDLSLPRNPDTMYLHDLAVRPSCRGKGAADLLLDAALERARERSFDTATLVAVQGAERFWGKHGFVKIKDLDYGPGVAAVLMIRELDRYSRR
- a CDS encoding Lrp/AsnC family transcriptional regulator, which codes for MKLDKKDRKIITMFAQDPGVSQDEIARAVGLSQPSVAVRVRKLRDSGGIESQTGINPLKMGLYMAKVDIVSNNPTAIMDMFRGCPYFANGFTISGKSNLCLMFMSENIATLEAIVNGHLRSNPWVQDVDFNMIISSERDMVVPTSLTVDVTGEPPCGTLIQCRGCRSFQDKKCMGCPVTGQYQGWFY